AGCCTGCACATCCCGGACGAAGACTATGTTAACCCTCCGAAATGATGTAACATGAGCTTATCGCATATACTCGGATATGGAGTAAGGTTAGGCCGGTGCTTGAGCTGTGCTGGCCGGCGAGGAAGGGGAGGATGTCCATGCAAGGCAAAACCGTGCTGATCACCGGTGCGAACTCCGGGATGGGGCTGGCTACAACCGTAGAAATGGCCCGCAGGGGAGCAACTGTCATTATGGCCTGCCGCAGCCTTAAGCGGGGAGAAGAGGCGCTTGCTGAAGCGGTGCGGCAGAGCGGCTCCAGCAAGATCCGGCTGATGCTGTGCGATCTTGCTTCCTTCGATAGCATTCGCGCTTTTGCCGGGGAGTTCTCTGCCGAATATCCTGTACTGGATGTTCTGATCAATAACGCAGGGGTGGTCGCGCTGAAGCGTGAGCTGACAGTAGATGGCTACGAGCTGGATCTGGGCGTGAATCATCTGGGGCACTTCCTGCTGACCCTCCTGCTGCTGGATAACCTCAAATCTGCTGAACAAGGCCGGATTGTGGTTGTGGCTTCGGGAGCCTATAAGCTCGGCAAGCTGTATCTGGAGGATCATACGTTATCCCGTGGCTTCAATCCGGCTAAGGCGTACGCCCGCTCCAAGCTGGCGAATATTCTGTTCACCCATGAGCTGGCTGCTCGCCTGAAGGATACCCGGGTTACTGTGAATTGTCTGCATCCGGGCGCGGTGGGAACGAGTATCGGGGTGAACCGGGAGACCGGCTTCGGGCGCGGAGTGCTGAAGCTGCTGTCCCGCTTCTTCCTGACGCCTGAGCAGGGGGCAGATACGGCCATCCTGCTGGCGACTGCGCCGGAGCTGGACGGGGTAAGCGGGCAATATTATTACCGCCGCAAGATCAAGGAACTGACGCCACGGGCGGAGGATACAGAAGCGGCCGCACGATTATGGAAATGGAGTCTGGAGCAGACGGGGCTAGAGTAATGTGGTTTCAGTAGTGTTGCTTCAGCATTGCTGCAACTGTAGAGCTGCTGCGTAATAAGACCGGCTTGGAGTATAATTATTGTACAGATGCTCATACCACAATTAGGGGGACATACAGCATGGATTGGCAGGCTTACAGCATAGAAGATGCAGTAATAGAGGATTTGGAAGCAATTGTGGAGATCTATAATTCGACGGTTGCCGGAAGAGTGGTCACTGCGGATCTTGAACCGGTAAGCGTGGAGGAACGGGTGGGATGGTTCCATGAGCATAGCAGCCATCACAGGCCGCTGTGGGTGCTGAGACAGGGCGGCGAGATCGCGGCCTGGTTCAGCTTCCAGTCGTTCTACGGACGTCCGGCTTACAATGGAACAGCAGAGATTAGTGTCTATGTAAATGAGAAATTCCGCGGCAGCGGTGCCGGAAGTATTCTGCTCGCCAAGGCGGTGGAGGAATGTCCGCGCCTTGGGCTGCAGAATCTGGTCGGGTTTG
This genomic interval from Paenibacillus sp. FSL H8-0332 contains the following:
- a CDS encoding GNAT family N-acetyltransferase, which gives rise to MDWQAYSIEDAVIEDLEAIVEIYNSTVAGRVVTADLEPVSVEERVGWFHEHSSHHRPLWVLRQGGEIAAWFSFQSFYGRPAYNGTAEISVYVNEKFRGSGAGSILLAKAVEECPRLGLQNLVGFVFGHNEPSLALLRKFEFKEWGLLPGVAVLDGIPRDLVIIGRKL
- a CDS encoding SDR family oxidoreductase; protein product: MQGKTVLITGANSGMGLATTVEMARRGATVIMACRSLKRGEEALAEAVRQSGSSKIRLMLCDLASFDSIRAFAGEFSAEYPVLDVLINNAGVVALKRELTVDGYELDLGVNHLGHFLLTLLLLDNLKSAEQGRIVVVASGAYKLGKLYLEDHTLSRGFNPAKAYARSKLANILFTHELAARLKDTRVTVNCLHPGAVGTSIGVNRETGFGRGVLKLLSRFFLTPEQGADTAILLATAPELDGVSGQYYYRRKIKELTPRAEDTEAAARLWKWSLEQTGLE